CCAGACCAGGTGAGTGAGCCTGTGGGGTTGGAGAAAGGGGAAGAAACCGCCATCCCTTTCCTGCTTATCAGTCTTGACCAGCCTACTGCTAGTAACAGGAATAAgcatttatatatgtatattggTAATCTTTACAACAACTTTGTAAAGCATGTCAGTATTATCATCTCCCTACTGAAGATGGGGAGGGCGTAGACTTAGTAGGGCCTACCTAAGGCAATCAAATGAACCTGCTACTTCACAGTCTTAAGTCATAGTGCCACACTATCTCCTATTACATTTTATGTACAGAAAAAGGAGCTTCAGAACCACTTTGGTGAAACTGAATGAGAGCCTTAATCACCAGTAAGATAGAGGGTAATGCCAGCaattaaaagaaagcaaaataaaaagaaagcaaaatatcaAAGTAAACAGGGTTATTGGAAGCAGTATAGTAGCACAGTCACTTAAGAAAGAAACCGTATTTCAGTGGGTCCTCCTCCTCAAAAGTGAAGGTTGACATTCCAGTATAAAAGGATTCTCCAGAGACTTCTACAATAACAGCATTGTGGTCGCCACATTTGGTTTCCTGGGTCAAAAGAAAATGCTTCAGATTAATTAGGAAAAATACACTGGTTTACTTACAGCACAAACTTTTGTAGGCAGCATCTGAATACATGTGATGATGCATACATCTAAACTAAAGTGACAAtgaaagaacagaacagaatataAAGCCAGTATTTAAGGCTTAAATTGTTTACATTATGTTTTAAGCAAAAGTGAGACGATTTACTAAAATTAATGAAAACCATTAATCATTTGGTCCTAATTAATATAATGGCATCATGATCTTATAACAAGATCAGTTTTTCTTGGCTTGCTGAGAGCATTTGATCCACAATTGAAGTAACCCTGctgtgaatgttggaagaattcAAGCTATCCCACTAAACAAGACCCAGGGCACAGCAAAGCCACCAGTCCATcacatactttttatttttctaaattaCCAAAGATAAATGTTTGGAGCTTGCCTTTATTGCTTTTCCAGTGAACAGGGAACCAGTTGTACTGCTTCTGAAGGTCCTGGTCTGGTTCAGCTGAATGAGTCCTTTATGGTATTGTAGAGCAATGCGAGCTGTCACACCCGACCCGGTAGGACTTCGGTCAACCTAGTTTAGAGAGAAGCAGACGTGTTTTAGCTGCATCATTCAGGAATGCAACAAATGTAATTAACgacttttacttttttaaaaggtgcACGTGCCTGAATTATACTATTCAATATTAAAGAGAGAAAGTGGGCATGTGCACCCAGAAACTTAAAAGCTACCTAGAACAAattttcccaacctttttctgaCTGTGGCCCCCTTCTGACTTTCTTTCCTGTCTCtccccatgggcgtagccaagggggggcagGGGACAATTGCCCTCCCTCAATAatgaaaaatcaatacaaatctgaggttctgcccaccCTAACAAAaacctgcccccctaacaaaaaccctggctatgcccatgcccccTCCCCGTCCTATTGGTAGAAAGGTAgctctttaaatattttgtttgtaCAATTACATagaatgataggaacataatgaaatattgttgaagcagaaaagcatagaatcatggagctgaaaggaaccccaagggtcatctttctagtccaaccccctgcaatgaaagaaactcagctaaagcatccatgacaggtggccatccagcctctgcttagaaacctccatggaagagtgcagaacctcctgagggagatccatcttccatgtactataaaaagtaaacaacaccTATTTGACCCATTATTTGACACGGAGGGGAAAAcctacagatacagtccaaaaggcacatggggagttctgtatatatgggagaattttaaaaaggacgagttcctcactgacctggtgcaaaaagtTGGAAGTTGCCTAGCTCCACAACAGAAGCCAagtctttcttttttcctggCCAAGATGGTAGATACATTTCCCCATCAAGCATAATCTGGGTCAATTTGTCAGGCCGGGAAACATTTCGTTTCTTTCTTGATTCACTTAATTTGTCAATCAGATCTTGGACTTTGTTACTCAGTTCTACGTTCCTAGCTCTATACAGCTCCTAGAGTCTCTCAGAATGTATACAGCAAGGAATGCAGAATTGAGCATCCTACAGATATGctgccttttccttttctctaCTACAAATACAAATTGGGAACCCCTGTGATGAAAAGGGGCAAGGTGGAACTTCTCTTGCACAGTATTCTCTACCTGTGCATCTGCAAACACACATATGTTGCTTGTTGGTTCATCACTAAATGCATCTTTCCCATCTGTCAGGATAGTCCCATAAATGAAAGCCGTGTCTTCAATCTCAGGATGGTGAACTTTGAACtagaagaaaacagaaaatggCATCAGATAAATGCAACAAAATAGCACTATAATAAGGACCTCACAGACCATGTGCTCATctagtattattattaagaggATGTGCAGCTCAGGAGAAGGAATTGACAGTCTCTTTGTAGTACTGAAACCATCTAGGTCCCATTGCTCCTAGCTAGCAAAGCCAATGGTCAACAATGATCGtaactgcagtccaaaacatctaaagggtgccatgttggctacccctggtccaGGTCCTTACAATATGCCTTGAGGCCAAGTTTGTAGAgttttgggtttgatatcccacctttcactccctttaaggagtctcaaagcggctaacattctcctttcccttcctcccccacaacaaacactctgtgaggtgagtggggctgagagacttcagagaagtgtgactgtcccaaggtctcccagcagctgcatgtggaggagcagggaatcgaacccggttccccagattacgagtccaccgctcttaaccactacaccacactggctcagatgTTAGGAGGCTGCTGCACTTATTTTCAGTAACCTCCCAATGAGAAAACAGCAGCTTCCATGGAATTATCATTGAGGATATCACAGTTCAGTTTCTGCTGGAGACTTTTCttggatttcacacacacacacaccaccttctcCCTAGCACTGAACACCCCAGTTCCCACTCTCAGCTGCTCCAAAGCATCTCACTATATGAACAGCAAACGACTTTTAGATACTCAAGAGTGGACAAGACTGTATAAATCTGTTTCTAAGACAAAGCTAGTCAAAGTGATTTCTGTCTAACAAAATAATGTATATGTTATATTGACAACATTATGGAAAAAGATTAGCTGCCCACAAAAAAACAGGAGTTTGATATTTTTTAACAATCAATGCATGATTTGTATCAGCTCCATTTGGAAGAGAGAAACCTCATTCACAATATTATGCAGTCTGCAAATCAGGCTTGTAAACAGTAACTTAGTAATATATGGCAAggaagacttgcttccaagtgAACTTGAAGAGGCATAACAACactggttttcttttgttttacgtTACAAATAATATAGGCAATATATGAACAAGTAGATTAGTAATTTAAAGACATTTAACTCatagatttatttaaaaatatattatattgTACAATACAGAAAAATCTGACTATACCTGAGCCTTTACTGCTTCAGTTACTGCAGATGCTGCATCTACTAGATCCCTAATCCTTGAAGAAGAAAGATCAAGTCCCAATCGATCAGCACTGACAAATGCATAGAAAGTGCCGCCATATCCAACATCCACAACTACTTTTCCATAGCCAGGAACATCAACGGTtaaatctaataataaaaaaaaggacaAGGCATTACTGCAAATAATTCACGTTTCCCCTCTGTAATCTGTTCTGACATCCGCTCACCCCAAACAACAGTGCCTATCTACCTATTATGGTGACAGTAATATCAGTTAAGAATGCTGAAAAGCAGTCTGGTAACTAAAGACTAAGGGAGCAATGCAAACCCCAGATCTGCTGGGATGAGCGAGGTATCTGGTTCAACCAGCCTATGCTGGCATAAGCACATTCCAGCTCAGCCTGAGAGATGCCAGCATAACTCGCTCAGGACAGCACAGCTGGCTGAGACCTATAGCAGCAAAAACCCTGAAGAAAGGGTGTTCTGGGGGAGTGACCGGACAGGGGGACTTATATCAGGGGGACTGTATCCTAATCTGGCAACCAGCAGAATTTACCCTGGAAAAACGGTGGAATATATCAATCTCTATAAAGGCTCGTCTTTCCTCTACCAGGCTTAGGCCAATTCAGGCAGTTAGTAGCCTTGTTACTGAACAGCTTGGAATAGGAGTGATTTATGCCAGCTTAGTTTAAACCAGTTTAAATTATGGCTTCCTATAGTTAGGTCTGCTCCTTAAGAGTAATTAATTGAGCACCAGTCATCAGAACATTTTTACCATCCTGTAAATTAACATAGACTTCTTTTTCAGGCAGCACAACAGACACAGAAACAATTAGGATCCCCCAGTAACTTAAAGACTATTATTTGAAACAAGTGGAACAACATCGTGCTATTACAATTGTTCTGTCTGTGCAAGCATTGCTTGCTATATGGAATGATCTccgcttcccccccaccccctgccgtGTTGTTCTGGGGTTCTCCCTACCCGCAAGAGCTGATGGGGACACAGAGGGCATGCAGAAGATCAGGGGGAAGCCCTGCTGTGCTGGTTTCCAGTAGCACAActatttagttgaatctggcccaataTATCCTTGCCTCCTACCAGGAGAGCTCCTGTTCAAGGTTCCAGCCAGTTACTCTCTTCTGTAGCAAAGTCCATTTCAttcctctcccttttcttttccaaCCAATGATAAACACTGCATGACTACAGAGCATGATTTCACTGAGCATGCACTGGGCAAATAGGGgggtgttatttatttttaaaaataa
The nucleotide sequence above comes from Podarcis raffonei isolate rPodRaf1 chromosome 1, rPodRaf1.pri, whole genome shotgun sequence. Encoded proteins:
- the L3HYPDH gene encoding trans-3-hydroxy-L-proline dehydratase isoform X1 yields the protein MASLEARAGASRPLPPRAPGSPVFLTVEMQAGGEPLRVVPLGGLGPLEPPRDLPLLARRRLLLQRPELDAARRLLMHEPRGHRDMYGAALVPSELPGAAFGALFVHNEGGSAMCGHAVLCLARFALDYGLCPPPPPGPDQAAAVVIHCPCGPVTAFATWDGQRSGSRVRFHSVAAFAAATDLTVDVPGYGKVVVDVGYGGTFYAFVSADRLGLDLSSSRIRDLVDAASAVTEAVKAQFKVHHPEIEDTAFIYGTILTDGKDAFSDEPTSNICVFADAQVDRSPTGSGVTARIALQYHKGLIQLNQTRTFRSSTTGSLFTGKAIKASKCGDHNAVIVEVSGESFYTGMSTFTFEEEDPLKYGFFLK
- the L3HYPDH gene encoding trans-3-hydroxy-L-proline dehydratase isoform X2, whose product is MASLEARAGASRPLPPRAPGSPVFLTVEMQAGGEPLRVVPLGGLGPLEPPRDLPLLARRRLLLQRPELDAARRLLMHEPRGHRDMYGAALVPSELPGAAFGALFVHNEGGSAMCGHAVLCLARFALDYGLCPPPPPGPDQAAAVVIHCPCGPVTAFATWDGQRSGSRVRFHSVAAFAAATDLTVDVPGYGKVVVDVGYGGTFYAFVSADRLGLDLSSSRIRDLVDAASAVTEAVKAQFKVHHPEIEDTAFIYGTILTDGKDAFSDEPTSNICVFADAQVDRSPTGSGVTARIALQYHKGLIQLNQTRTFRSSTTGSLFTGKAIKETKCGDHNAVIVEVSGESFYTGMSTFTFEEEDPLKYGFFLK